GGCGGCGTGCAGCAGCGACATCAGCCGCCTGCGCAGGGCCAGCTCCAGGTCCACCGCCACCGCGTTTATCCCCACGTCGTAGAGCCCGGAGCCCGCGTAGAGCACCACGAGCGCCGCCAGAAACATCGCGTAGCCCTCCGCCAGCGCGAGCCCGGCCACCCCACCTCCGAAGACCGCCGCCGAGGCGGCGATGAACGTCCGCCGGCCGAGGAGATCGGCGGTCCAGCCCAGAAGCGCCATGGCGAGCATGGAGGCCAGAGCGCCCACAAAGAGGGCGAACCCCAGCGGCCCCGGCGAGAGGCCGAGGGACCGGCTGAGGTCGGCCAGTAACACCGCGAAGACCCCCCAGAAGAGGCCGAAGGCGCCGAAGGCCCCGAGGCCGGAGGAGAGGGTGCCTGTGATCCGGCTACCCGAGCTCGTAGCTCTTCTCCCGCCAGGCTGCGAGGCCGCCTTCCATGTTGGCTACGTTGGTGTAGCCCATCTCCTGCAGCGTCTTCGCGACCAGGGCGCCGCGGCCTCCGGCGGCGCAGTGGACCACCACGCGGGCGTCACGTTCGGGAAGATCGGGGAGGCGGCCCGGTACTCGAGCACGCCGTGCGGGATGTGCTTCGCCCCCGGGATGTGTCCCCGGCTCCACTCCTTGGGCTCCCGGACGTCGACCACGGTGATGTCTTCCCCGGAGCGCAGGGCCTCGTGCACCTCTTCGGGGCTCACCTGGCGGGTCTGGCTCCGGGCTTCGGCGACGAGATCCTCGTAGCTTCTGGCCATCCCGTCCTCCTTCTCCGATCCCTCCGGCGGCGAACCCTATGTTATCCGAGAGAGGGGCGCCCAGGCTTCGCGCCCCGAGCCTCAGGCCTTTCTGTGCTCGGTGGTCACGGTGAAGGTGCCGTCGGGGAGCCGAACGATCCGGTAGTCACCGAAGAGGATGGGATCGGCGCGGCGCAGACAGAGGAAGAGTCGGACGGCGAGGTTGCGGATCTCGGTCTCCGCGTGCGCGTCGGCACGCATCTCGACGATGTGCCGCAGGGCCCGTACGTTGGCGGTGAAGACCATCGGGGCCTCGGTCTCGTTTGGCAGGAGCGAGCGGGAGGTCTGCTGGACCTTCTTGCGGGCGTCGGTGGCGCGGTCCGCCGCGAGGTGCTCCTCTCCAGCCTCCTGCCGTCGCAGCAGCCGATCGGCCAGCTCCTCGTACTCGGCCCGGGCGCGGTCTATCCGCTCCTCGAAGAGTCGGTGAAGCTCTTCGTCCTCTTGGTATTCCGGTCGTTCCACGAAGCGGAGCACGTTCCCCGCGACGTAGCGCTGGCTGACCTGGGAGAAGGCGGTGCCGGCCCGGTGCCGGACCAGCTCGTGGGTGACGCTGCGGCTCACGCCATATAGAAGGAAGCCGAAGCTGGCGTGCTCCAGCACGCTGCCGTGCCCCGCCGAGGTGAGCCGTTCGAAGTACCCTGCGGCGTCAGCGTTTTTCGTCCGCCGGGGGCCGAAGCTCATGTAACACGTCTGGCCGGCGGTTTTGCAGAGCTGGGAGGAGTCGGGGAGCCGCACGGGGTCCGCCAGGTACCCGGTGAACCGCAGCTCCCGATCGAAGCCCTCCAGGAACCCGGCGAGCCCCGCCAGCCCGACCCGCGGACGGGAGATCATGACGACGCCCGGGGCCCTGAGATAGGGAGTCCCGGACCCCGTGCGATGGACCGGGCTGTGGATCGCCGGGAACCCCTCCTCTACCGTCCCGCCCAGCTCCTCGAACAGCTCCTCGGCAAGCCCGGTGGTCTCCACGGCCCTCCCTTCTTCGCCGGTCTCCTCCGGGAGAAGGTTACCCCATCCGGGCCGTGGTTTTGAGCCCT
The Rubrobacter xylanophilus genome window above contains:
- the thyX gene encoding FAD-dependent thymidylate synthase, with the translated sequence METTGLAEELFEELGGTVEEGFPAIHSPVHRTGSGTPYLRAPGVVMISRPRVGLAGLAGFLEGFDRELRFTGYLADPVRLPDSSQLCKTAGQTCYMSFGPRRTKNADAAGYFERLTSAGHGSVLEHASFGFLLYGVSRSVTHELVRHRAGTAFSQVSQRYVAGNVLRFVERPEYQEDEELHRLFEERIDRARAEYEELADRLLRRQEAGEEHLAADRATDARKKVQQTSRSLLPNETEAPMVFTANVRALRHIVEMRADAHAETEIRNLAVRLFLCLRRADPILFGDYRIVRLPDGTFTVTTEHRKA